Proteins from one Setaria italica strain Yugu1 chromosome V, Setaria_italica_v2.0, whole genome shotgun sequence genomic window:
- the LOC101766663 gene encoding DNA excision repair protein ERCC-8 isoform X1, producing the protein MWLEEVRGRERGELRARRFEAAARARRAASLALSNRKEFATPHHGAVNSLQVDLTEGRYLLSGASDGSAAVFDVLNATDCEAGFIAKHKHILLVDKQHQNGHKFAISAAVWYPVDTGLFVTASFDQYVKVWDTNSTQVVMDFKMPGKVFTAAMSPIATTQMLIATGSADVQVRLCDIASGAFTHTLSGHRDGIMSLEWSASSEWILMSGGCDGAIRFWDIRRAGCFRVLDQSQSQLGRRPPLLKSTPENQDHIDSLGHSTSTRSSAQKRTRNSKNSPKLRKSQNLTQGHMQQRLHPGLSSSQNRATSHYGAVTGLRTTKDGMYLLSSGSDSRLRLWDIDSGCNTLVNFEAMRLQTGKPLQLAVTEDPSLVFVPCMASIKAYNLWSGMTFRAFRGHYELVNCCYYSEQDQELYTGSNDRQILVWSPSTPAFTEMEDDEKRQGLSAADEDNWSD; encoded by the exons ATGTGGTTGGAGGAGGTGAGGGGGAGGGAGCGCGGGGAGCTGCGCGCACGGAGGTTCGAGGCCGCCGCAcgggcgcgccgcgcggcctCACTCGCGCTCTCCAACCGCAAGGAGTTCGCCACCCCGCACCACGGCGCCGTCAACTCGCTCCAG GTTGATTTGACAGAGGGGAGGTACCTGCTCTCCGGGGCATCGGATGGGTCGGCCGCTGTATTCGATGTGTTGAACGCGACCGACTGCGAAGCCGGCTTCATAGCGAAGCACAAGCACATACTGCTTGTGGACAAGCAGCACCAGAATGGCCACAAGTTCGCCATCTCTGCGGCCGTTTGGTATCCTGTGGATACCGGGCTGTTCGTCACAGCATCCTTTGATCAATACGTCAAAGTTTGGGATACCAATTCGACTCAA GTTGTCATGGATTTTAAGATGCCAGGAAAAGTCTTTACTGCAGCCATGTCTCCAATTGCAACAACACAAATGCTCATCGCTACTGGGAGTGCAGATGTTCAGGTCCGTCTGTGTGACATTGCTTCTGGAGCCTTTACCCACACATTGTCCGGTCACCGTG ATGGTATCATGTCTTTGGAATGGTCTGCTTCAAGCGAGTGGATTTTGATGAGTGGTGGCTGCGATGGCGCGATACGTTTTTGGGACATTAGACGAGCTGGGTGCTTTCGTGTTCTTGATCAGTCACAGTCTCAGCTTGGAAGGAGGCCTCCTCTTCTTAAAAGCACACCAGAGAAT CAGGATCACATTGATTCCTTAGGACATTCAACTTCCACAAGGAGCTCAGCTCAGAAAAGAACTAGAAATTCTAAGAACTCACCAAAATTGCGCAAAAGCCAAAACCTGACACAGGGACATATGCAACAGAGATTGCACCCTGGTTTGTCATCCAGTCAAAACCGTGCCACATCTCATTATGGTGCTGTTACTGGATTACGAACAACTAAAGATGGGATGTACCTTCTTAGCTCAG GTTCTGATTCTCGTTTAAGGCTATGGGACATCGATTCTGGATGCAATACTTTGGTCAATTTTGAAGCTATGCGATTGCAGACTGGCAAGCCGTTACAATTAGCAGTCACTGAGGATCCGTCACTTGTATTTGTTCCATGCATGGCAAGCATCAAG GCATACAATTTATGGTCTGGTATGACATTTCGGGCATTCCGGGGTCACTACGAACTTGTGAATTGCTGCTACTACAGCGAACAGGACCAA GAACTTTATACTGGCAGCAATGATAGACAGATTCTTGTATGGTCTCCATCAACTCCAGCTTTTACTGAAATG GAAGATGATGAGAAGCGGCAAGGGCTTTCTGCAGCTGATGAGGATAACTGGAGCGACTAA
- the LOC101766663 gene encoding DNA excision repair protein ERCC-8 isoform X2 codes for MWLEEVRGRERGELRARRFEAAARARRAASLALSNRKEFATPHHGAVNSLQVDLTEGRYLLSGASDGSAAVFDVLNATDCEAGFIAKHKHILLVDKQHQNGHKFAISAAVWYPVDTGLFVTASFDQYVKVWDTNSTQVVMDFKMPGKVFTAAMSPIATTQMLIATGSADVQVRLCDIASGAFTHTLSGHRDGIMSLEWSASSEWILMSGGCDGAIRFWDIRRAGCFRVLDQSQSQLGRRPPLLKSTPENDHIDSLGHSTSTRSSAQKRTRNSKNSPKLRKSQNLTQGHMQQRLHPGLSSSQNRATSHYGAVTGLRTTKDGMYLLSSGSDSRLRLWDIDSGCNTLVNFEAMRLQTGKPLQLAVTEDPSLVFVPCMASIKAYNLWSGMTFRAFRGHYELVNCCYYSEQDQELYTGSNDRQILVWSPSTPAFTEMEDDEKRQGLSAADEDNWSD; via the exons ATGTGGTTGGAGGAGGTGAGGGGGAGGGAGCGCGGGGAGCTGCGCGCACGGAGGTTCGAGGCCGCCGCAcgggcgcgccgcgcggcctCACTCGCGCTCTCCAACCGCAAGGAGTTCGCCACCCCGCACCACGGCGCCGTCAACTCGCTCCAG GTTGATTTGACAGAGGGGAGGTACCTGCTCTCCGGGGCATCGGATGGGTCGGCCGCTGTATTCGATGTGTTGAACGCGACCGACTGCGAAGCCGGCTTCATAGCGAAGCACAAGCACATACTGCTTGTGGACAAGCAGCACCAGAATGGCCACAAGTTCGCCATCTCTGCGGCCGTTTGGTATCCTGTGGATACCGGGCTGTTCGTCACAGCATCCTTTGATCAATACGTCAAAGTTTGGGATACCAATTCGACTCAA GTTGTCATGGATTTTAAGATGCCAGGAAAAGTCTTTACTGCAGCCATGTCTCCAATTGCAACAACACAAATGCTCATCGCTACTGGGAGTGCAGATGTTCAGGTCCGTCTGTGTGACATTGCTTCTGGAGCCTTTACCCACACATTGTCCGGTCACCGTG ATGGTATCATGTCTTTGGAATGGTCTGCTTCAAGCGAGTGGATTTTGATGAGTGGTGGCTGCGATGGCGCGATACGTTTTTGGGACATTAGACGAGCTGGGTGCTTTCGTGTTCTTGATCAGTCACAGTCTCAGCTTGGAAGGAGGCCTCCTCTTCTTAAAAGCACACCAGAGAAT GATCACATTGATTCCTTAGGACATTCAACTTCCACAAGGAGCTCAGCTCAGAAAAGAACTAGAAATTCTAAGAACTCACCAAAATTGCGCAAAAGCCAAAACCTGACACAGGGACATATGCAACAGAGATTGCACCCTGGTTTGTCATCCAGTCAAAACCGTGCCACATCTCATTATGGTGCTGTTACTGGATTACGAACAACTAAAGATGGGATGTACCTTCTTAGCTCAG GTTCTGATTCTCGTTTAAGGCTATGGGACATCGATTCTGGATGCAATACTTTGGTCAATTTTGAAGCTATGCGATTGCAGACTGGCAAGCCGTTACAATTAGCAGTCACTGAGGATCCGTCACTTGTATTTGTTCCATGCATGGCAAGCATCAAG GCATACAATTTATGGTCTGGTATGACATTTCGGGCATTCCGGGGTCACTACGAACTTGTGAATTGCTGCTACTACAGCGAACAGGACCAA GAACTTTATACTGGCAGCAATGATAGACAGATTCTTGTATGGTCTCCATCAACTCCAGCTTTTACTGAAATG GAAGATGATGAGAAGCGGCAAGGGCTTTCTGCAGCTGATGAGGATAACTGGAGCGACTAA